One genomic region from candidate division WOR-3 bacterium encodes:
- a CDS encoding Yip1 family protein, with protein MLGVYASPSAVFARLKERPVWLLPLVVSVVANLVATAVSTQYIDWQAQKEQAVERMQARGMPPDQIEKAVEGMERFYSNSLLRTGLPLISSLVTQLIAVFFLAFVYNLCLPLVGGGGNYQRTLSVVTHASLVWLPGAFVRILLILLKRSSEVTTSLLVVVPNVKTGFLAVILGRLDIFAIWQLILTGLGLKVVYDIKGTKSYWLVFAVWFALTVIFGVLAIIGGGPR; from the coding sequence ATGTTAGGAGTTTACGCGTCACCGAGTGCGGTATTCGCACGGCTCAAGGAGAGACCGGTCTGGCTCCTGCCACTTGTCGTCAGCGTTGTTGCCAATCTGGTTGCGACGGCGGTTTCAACCCAGTACATTGACTGGCAGGCGCAGAAGGAACAGGCTGTGGAACGAATGCAGGCACGCGGCATGCCCCCGGATCAGATTGAGAAGGCAGTCGAGGGGATGGAACGTTTCTACTCCAACTCGCTGCTACGCACCGGCCTGCCGCTCATCTCGTCACTCGTGACCCAGCTCATCGCTGTGTTCTTCCTTGCGTTCGTCTACAACCTGTGTCTGCCGCTTGTGGGTGGAGGCGGCAACTACCAGCGCACACTCTCAGTCGTAACCCACGCGAGCCTGGTCTGGCTCCCAGGTGCGTTCGTACGCATCCTGCTTATCCTGCTCAAGCGTTCGTCTGAGGTCACGACCAGTCTGCTTGTCGTCGTACCGAACGTCAAAACCGGGTTTCTGGCCGTCATTCTGGGCCGCCTTGACATCTTTGCCATCTGGCAGCTAATCCTAACTGGTCTTGGCCTGAAGGTCGTCTATGACATTAAGGGTACGAAGTCCTATTGGCTGGTTTTCGCAGTCTGGTTCGCACTCACCGTCATATTCGGCGTGCTCGCCATCATCGGCGGCGGTCCGCGCTAG